The following is a genomic window from Onychomys torridus chromosome 13, mOncTor1.1, whole genome shotgun sequence.
ATGTATTCTGTAGCATGCTCTGTCAAGAGTGCTGTTTTGTCATTCTTATGTCATTAGTGAAGAGACTGCATCATTGCTATTTAGAGGTTTGCTCAGATGGTTTGGAGAtacaatttattttcattctttccaaGTAGATCCTCAAGGAGAATGGAAAGGCTCAGAGAGTGACTCTTTTCTGGAATGGCTCATTGTTTAACCAATGTGATTTATTAGCACAGCTCAAGCAAGCAAAGCCTGAGCAGCATTCATATTGTATTGAGTAGCCAAGTCCAAGTCACATGATATTGAAGCTAATGAAAAACTATGTAGGCAATAATGCGTATGACCTGACGGGTTTGGATGCGTTTTTTCCCTCACtgaattgattgattggttttgtGTCATACTGGTGATGTGatctaaaagaagaagaaaaacgaAGACTTCCATAATCAAATAATCAGTCAAAAGGCAGCCACTAAAATCACCACGAGGGTTTAAGATTGAAAACTTGAAGTTGTGAAAATTTATATAAATCTGGCAGTCCCACAAATATCAATAAACTCAAGAAAAAtctttccttctgcctctatAGAAGCATTTCAGATGTTTGACCTAACTAGCACCATTATTATGATGTCTGAAAGCAAAATATGTGCAGAGGAATAATAAGATGTGCCCAGGGCCCCAGAGAACGGGGAATCGAAGGTCACAACTCTCCGTAACTCAtatccctcttcatgtcttgctATCTCAATGTTCCAGTCTCCGCTGACTCCCAGGCACCATGCAAAGTGAACTTAGCTCATGCTATCTGTGCGTTTCCTTCCTTTCCACACTCGCTTTCGCCATGAAGATGGACATAATTCATaaagcatttttaatttaaaattttgacttACTAGTGCGTCTGTGTGCGCATTCCTGCACTCACGCATGTCTTTGGCCATGTGTGTTGTGTGGAGGACTGCTCTGTGGAGTTCATCTACTCCTTCTGCTtttatatggattctggggatcaaacaggTCACTGGTGTGTGCATCAGGCTCCTTTTCCTGTTGGGCCATTTtgctcaaagtaaaaaaaaagtctttaaatcaagagatttaaagaaaattgtaatttcatcaaatttcaaagaaaattagcatatatgtgtagtatatataatatacatatgtaatatacatacatataatacacacacacacacattatatatatatatataatgtacttaGTGCTTGGAAAACTCTTTGTTTTCCTGCATctggcagcttttttttttctattaaggaattttttattcattttacataccattcaCAGacacctccccttctctcctcccactccaccctcagccttccacccccaccccccattccctcctctgaaaaggtaaggcctcccatggggagtcagcagagcctggtacattgagttgaggcaggtccaagcccctctccctgcatcagtGCTATggaagatgtcccaccataggtaatgagctccagaaagccagctcatgcaccagggacggttcctgatcctactgccaggggcccctcaaacagatcaagctacacaaccgtctcgcttatgcagacggcctagtctagtcccatgcaggctccacagcagttggtctaaagttcatgagttcccaccagctggatttggttgtctctgtaggacCTTGATatagtttcactctgtagcccaggctaatttGAAACTCATAATGCAGACCGGGCTGTCCTCActtctggctcagcctcctgtaTGCTTGGACAATTATAAGTACAGGCTATCTCATCTGGCATAAATTTGAAGTCTACCCCAGTCTTCCTTGACAGAGAATGGCAAATTCTCAGGCATTATCACTAGGATCCTATGTTTGAATTAGTATTAGTCATCCCCATTTTCTTTGTTGAGGGCTAAAGTCTTCTGCCTTTTTATTTGAATATGAATGCTTTTTGGGCTTCAAAATTCCTTTTTTAGGGCTTTTCTCCCGTTTTATTTTAGATTAAGCATCCTGACTTGcctccttcccccttttctttattttttttttggggggggggttgagacagggtttctctgtgtagttttggttcctgtcctgcatcttgctctgtagaccaggctggcctcgaactcacagagatccgcccacctctgcctccgaagtgctgggattaaaggtgtgtgccaccaccaccgcctggccttctTTGGTGTTTTTAAAATCACATCTTCAGAAGATTCCTGAAAGTATACATGATAACTTACGTACCCCTGAGTGCCTGAAAATAGTATGTCACCTCACACTTGGCAGAGAATGGGATTGGCTAAAGATCACCCAGTATCAGCACTGACGGCACCTGACAGTAACATCTTCTGTGGACTCTGGCACTTCGTGTGCTGAAGAAGTTTAGCCAACCTGATCTTCATTCCTGCATTTTCCCCAAATGTGTACTGCTTTGGCATGCTCCTCTTCTGCCAAGATAAACATCACGTCAAAAAGCAGCTTGAAGAGGAgagggtttatgtggcttacaggtaatgatgatgatagttcatcatcaagggaaggaagccagggcaggaactggaggcagagaccatggagaaaagctacttcctggcttgcttctaGGCTCACATtcacccaggcccacctgccaaGTGGTGTCATCCCTCTTGTATTattcagcaattaagaaaatgccctcacagacatgctccaAGGCCACCTGATGAAGGCAGTCATTCAACTGAGCATTCCTCTTCCAAGGTGTGCCAAGTTGTCAGCTAAAGCTGTGGCGTATGTTACCaatactttgttgtttttgtaatgTAAAAAAATCAGGTGGATAAATGTGGCTATCCTTGGCTTATCttttacggggggggggggggggggggtctggcaAACTGCCTTAGTTTATTTTCTCTTAAGTAGACAAAagaccatgaccactgcaacatCAAAAGGTGTTCTACTggggttacagtttcagaggatgagtccatgtTGGAGGAACGGAGGCATGGGAGCAGGAACAGCGGAGACCTCACATCTTGACCCATAACGGTGAGGCAGAGGGAGCACACTGGAAACTGCAGGTGTCTTTTGGACTTCAGAGCCCACTCCCAGTGGCTCACCTCcttcaccaaggccacacctcctaatccttcccaaacagccccCACCTGGGGCTGGAGTATTCAAGCACATGCGCCTagggggctattctcattcagaccactgcCCAAATCCTTTCCACCCTCTCAGCTCAAGAAAGTTGGACTTCTTTTTGTCTCTCACCATAACCTTTCTAGTCAATGtttatgttttgtcttatttgcCATCAGGAATTTTCTCCTGAAAGAATTATATTGATATGCCTACCAGTGTATATGAAAGATCACACACTGTGTGCCTGCTAGGAACTGCAATCTTAATAGGGTAGAAAGGCACAAGACATACAATTTTAGGAGAGGCTCTAGGTAGAAAGAATTGTTATATTTGATGACTGAATTTTAAGCTAAAAAGTGGATTTttaccatatacataaatacaatcaggcattaaatacacaaaaatataaacattggaTTGTGGCAATcctttagggattttttttaagagcatggttaattttatctttattttaattaaaatttaaaaattttaaaaaatttaagaaaaaattatttttaccatCCAAAACAGTACAATTAATTAATAATGTCTATTATCTTATCCACTTAGTATTTTATAATAGGTTTTCTGCCAACACCACCACCCCAATAAGTTTCTCTGCTGACATAGTAAGCTAGATCCAGCCAAATTGAAAAGTGTAATATATATTGAGCAAAGAAACTCCAGGGCAGGTTCTCCACTCCCAGAGAAGTTGCACACTCAGGCCAGGCCAGAAAAGTTTTATAGAttgtaggtgaggggtgatgatgtgtccaccacaagttgggtttgtgcccaagtatggtcgaAAGCTGAGTACTTAGGCAGGAACTTTCAAGGCTATTGGCATCAGGGGAAGAAACTGCAATAGTCtccaagaatgcagaactggacTTTTTGGTGTCTTTTCTTTGTTCAGAGACTCTCTGAGAGGGGGTTGAGGTGGGAGAGGGGTAATGGGTCTTCCAGGACCATACAAGCTGCAAGCTGGAGGCTCCAACCTTTTAGAATAgagaaaatatgatttaaaattaaatataggggaaaaattcactttttaactttaaattcagTCATCAAATACAATAATTCTTTCTACCTAGAGCCTCTCCTAAAATTGTATGTCTTGTGCCTTTCTACCCTATTAAGATTGCAGTTCCTAGCAGGCACACAGTGTGTGATCTTTCAGAGATTGAACATTTCACGGTGAAATGGCATTCTCCTTTCTTATTTTGTGGCTACTCAAGAATGAAATCATGGGCTGAGttgcagctcagtggtggggtGGTTGTACTGCATTATATTGACTACAAGGCTGGAGTTAATATTTGGTAAATTTTGTTCTGAATAAACAGgtattaaatatatgtgtgtgcataactATGTAAATAAAAGTCATATTCTTAGCAGATACTTGTTAATCACACATATCTCAGAGCTCCCATGTAAGACAATCCTGACCTTAAGTAGTTCCTTAAGACTACTAAAGGAACATTTCACTTAGAAGTTCTTATCTATATGTTGTGTGATTTCCTAGGGAAATATGAATAAGGATCTACACCTCCATCCAGACAGGACACTACAGCAGATCAAAGAATCAATTCCATCTAAATCTAGCTTGTTGAACCAAGGAATTTGTGAGCTTAGTTGTAAGAACACGAGCCTCTTAAGTTTCATAAGCTTCCTGACTCCTAATTCTTGTTCTGTCCGTCGGAGGGACAGCTTAGACCATAGACAGAACCCAAATCTTCTTGGCAGAGGCTTGAATTGTTTATTAGATGTTTTTAGTCTGGTATAAGCATTTTTTCTTTGCTTGGAGGTGACATGttttgggtatgtctgtggggaatTTCTCTTGATTGTgttcattgaggtgggaagacatgcCGACTGTGGGTAGCAACACTCCCTAGGCAGCAGATAATAGAATGTGTAATAATGGGGAAAGTGAACTGAGCACTAGTGTGCATCCAtcctctgttttgttgttgtttggaggttcttttcgtttttgtttttttagacagcgTCTCTCTATGTTGTCTTGGAGCTgtctatgtagatcagactggccttgaactcacaagtgTTAGGATTAACGGTGgaaaccaccatgcccagctttccccTCTGTTCTTGATTGTGGTATAGTGTGACCAATTCTCTCAAGCTCTTGTTGCATGCGGTGACTTCCTGACCTGAAGGATTGGAGAATAGAATTCTGAgacaaataaagcctttctcctttaaattgcttttccCAGGAGATTTTATTACAATAACAGGAAAAGAAGGACAGACATATTTTGCAAAACTTGGGTgtagggcttgagagatggctcagtgatctAGAGCACTTGTTATTCTTGCTGAGGGCCTGGGTTTGTTTCCTAGTACCTACATCAGACTATTCAGAACCGCCTGTAGCTCCacttccagtggatctgatgccctcttctggcatacccAGGCACTGTATGTATATTGTACACaactatagacacacacacacacacacacacacacacacacacacacacacacacagacatctttaaaattttaagtgtagaataacattttaaaatatttttaaaatttcattcatttatatttttttatgtatgatTGCTCTGCATggatacctgcatgccagaagagggcatctgatcctactactatagatggttgtgagccaccatgtggttgctgggaattgaactcagaacctctggaagagcatctagtgctcttaactgctgagccgtctctccagcccattttgaAATATTCTGTCATTGACTTCCAGTATAATTTCAAAGatagtctcacacacacaaaataaataagtaaataaatagggcTCTGCCAAGTTATAAAGGCTACACTTAGGAAACGAAACCTTCCCTTGaaggaaatacatttatttttcaatttggaCTCCATTGAGTCACTAATGTTTCTAGAACTGTAGCTAAAATTTGATCAAATCAGGAAAATAATTTGTATTCTTAGAAGAaactttagtatttttattgGATTTCATGCACTTTTCCTTGTCCTCTGTAGCAGAATTTCTAGAGATCTCTGAGGGAAAGATGAAGTAGAGTTGAGCTAGTATGTTGGGCTTTTGTGCAACTTTATGTGAGATGGTTAAAATAGAAACCATATACTTTATATGGTTTACATAAGAATATAAAGACCATATGCTTTACCAAAATATAACAGACTAATTCTTGTTTAACTCATTAGATAGGCAAAGTGACTGCTCGCCAGCATTGATCAGGACGGACAAGATGTCCCTTGTCCTGGTTCCCTTAGGAAACTTGAGGGGAAGTCTGGTTAAGTTTTGGTAGTTTCTTGTATGGGCATTTATGCTTGTACAGGCATGTCTGGGTACAAGGACATTCtctatgaataaatataaaacaagacaacaaaTAATCCGATGTCCACCTTAAAACCCCAGTTCAATAATGTTGGTGCAGCTACATCATGTACAGGAATATGGCATAATTACATAAAAACAGGAGTACTTTGTAGTCACCAGAAAATGACTGATGTCAAAATATaccagtaaataaaaatattgagatgtattatatacatttttgtaattttttacatGCCTAGAGCAATTTCTGTGTGCATGTCCAGTTAGTATGTGTATAGATTTTAGAGGGTGGTTAAGGTGCCTCCTGGGATTGGTAAAGATTTAGACGAGTCTCCTATGTGAgtctaatactttttttttttcttttggttttttgagacagggtttctctatgtaacagccctggctgttctggaactcactctgtagcccaggctggccttgaactcacagagatccgcctttgcctccctagtgctgggaatggaTTTGTGAGTTTATATGTTCCATTAAATTGGGGTCGGGAACAGCCATGATTTCTTTGATATATTTGCCTAACTCTCTGACCTTCCTTTTCCAAACCTCTGGGGACTTCAGTTTAAAGGTACGTTTTCTATCTAGTTATCACACACATAGTTCCCTgatactggtttttttgtttttggtatttttccTGTCATGCCTGTTTCATGTTGGATAGTTTCTATTGCTAGATTCTCAACACTAAGCTCACtaacctcctccttcttcttccttgtcttcctttttttcttttctttttttttttttgtttgtttttttggggggttttgttttttgattttcaaACAAAACAGGTtctatacagggtttctctgtgcagaactcactctgtggacatggctggcttcagactcagagatctgtctgcctctgcctcccgagtcctgggattaaaggcgtgtgccaccactgcctggctaacctTTTCTTCTTCAATGACTAGTCTGTTATTCATTATATCCAGTGTATTTTTCATTGTTAATGATTTCATCAAACAGCCCCATACCTGcatgtaacaggctttcttttttgggccaccaaccggctcccaaatcatgatacagagacttattcgttttgaatgctcagcctagcttaggcacatttctggctagctctttacctaccttttgcctcagggcttattacttttcttcttcttcttcttcttcttcttcttcttcttcttcttcttcttcttcttcttcttcttcttcttcttcttcttcttctcctcctcctcctcctcctcctcctcctcctcctcctcctcctccttcttctccttcttcttcttcttcttcgagtCAAAATggcttttatttacatattttgtagAAAAGGGGGTTAGTAAACAGGGTAGAGCTGCATGAAAAACTCCGGGTTGGTCCATACTATTTACAGGTGGGAGCAGCATTGTCCTCACATCAGGCACAGCACGTGCCCTTGTCCAATGGCCCTTTGCAGACACAGACCTGGGCACACTTGGAGCAGCCCACGGGGCAGCAAGAGCAGCAGCTCTCCTTGCAGGAGGTGCACTTGCAGTTTTTGCAGCCGCAGGAGCTGGAGCAGGTGCAGGGGCTGCCGGTGGAGCAGGAGCAGTTGGGGTCCATCCCGAGATCTGGTGAAGCTGGAGCTACAGAGCAAGTCATGAGAAGGCAGCAGGCTTCCGGAAGTCGTGATCCCTTTCTTACCTCTTTATATCTTATTCTCACTGCTTGTCTGGCATCTTGCCCTGGGCTTCTCTCTTattctcctcccattctctccttcttctcttctcttcttcttgagCTTGGACTTCTcctcctatttgttctctctgaccggcagccccgcctatcctttctctgcctatgtgcctagctattggccgttgggctctttattagaccagtcaagtgccttaggcaggcaaggtgaaacagatgcaacacatctttacgtaattaaacacacatccttgcatcattaaataaatgcagcacaaacacgtagaacacacctttacacagttgagtaatattctgcagcataagcaaatgtagcacatctttgcctagttaaaataacattctacaacacCCGTAGTTTGGGttttctgtcttggcttccccATCTGCATTCAACAGTTATCCTTTCATCCTGGATCTTGACAGTAAGAAATCCCTTTATAACAGTAATGCCAGTGAGTGCTTTTGTCCACTAGTCGTGTATCTTTTCTGAATCAGTGTCTatcattgttttctcttctccttaTAAGTTGTGTTTCCTGCTGCTTTTCAGTTAGGtatgaaacaaaattttatcTTGTTGTGGGCTGCCATATCTTTACAGTTCTTAAAATTATTAACTCTCAGATACAATTTTCCCCACCTCTGTCCTCGGGGAGCCCTTTCCTGCACCCTAACACCCTTGTCAAGCTCTGTCTGACTTGCTGTTCTGTGGACACTGATTATGTCTGGCTGGTCACCATGTCGCTTGTGCACAGATGTGTTGTCCACTTCACTCATTGCTCAGGATCTCAGCTCCTTAGATGCCAGGCCTGTGTCTTTTCAGTACTGAATCCTAGAGCCCAGAACAACCCCCAGGACCACTGTAGACCCTTTGTGAATATGTCACCTAAGTTAACAGCTGAATGCCAGGCACTGTACTGGTGCCATTCAGACACTCTTCCGTGAGTCCTGAGATGTCACTGCTACCCTGGAGTAGTTTCTACACCAGAACTTTCCCAGGACAGCAAAGTGAGCAAAGGGTGTTCTCTGTAGCAGAGATAATAAGAAGGAAATGTATTGAATTGACTCCATCCTGGTAAACTGCTTCCTTTCTAAGATGTTTGCCCAGAacccagaagggaaaaaaaaaatcatagcagcCCAGGGTAAGTTAAGTATTTTCAATGGGAATGTAATTGAGTTAACACTTGTTATAAACTTCCCTTGTACTGGCGTCTTCTCCACTCTGCCTCTGTGGTAAACTTGGTGTTTGTGAAGAGTAACTGTGGAACTTGGAGACAGAGCCATCCTGGGCAGGAGATGGGATGATGTTCCCTGAGGCAGCTAGAGTCTCACCCATGGCCTTCAAGTGGGACTGTCTGAGGGTCACCCAGTAGATTGAACCTTACTTCAGCCAATTAAAAGGACTGTTGTGTTGCACCCCGAGTAACCAGACCTGGAGCAGTTTTATCAGCTCAGCAGGTGGAAACTACTTATTGTTGCCGCATTGTTTTGATCAAATCAGGGACTTGACACTCAGAagccctgcccccccacccccccccccgcccccaggttGAAGCTGCTGCCTCTTGTATCTGTTTCTGGAAATATCTTCCTAGTTCTCTTTCAGACAGGATCTTGCAAGAAGGATTGTTTTCTTTGGTAAATTAGTAAACGGAATGTTTTTCTAAGAAGcattggagatatatatatatatatgagtttgaagcatatgtatattttaggagaaaatgttttccttaaatcactaaagaaaagtattgaggaagaaatgaaatgtttatataaaattgGCAAAAACTGATAAAATTTTTCcagtaaaatttttttaaaatacagatttctttaactgagcagccttgcAGTGGAAGAATATATACTTCAGAGACACACAAAAGTACAGGTAGTGTTTATGTTTGATAGTAAATACACTAGTTAAGTTACATACAAAGCAGAAATACAGGGCCATCGGGCTCTGTTTTCACGTTTATAGAACCTTTTATGTCCTACATTAAATATGAATACATAGTATATTTTGGatgaaagttgtttttttctttttctctgagatGTAGATGTCCTGGGTTCTTTTCCAAAGAGTTGATTAAAATCAGGACTCAAGCTTGCCAATATTCTCTCGTCTCTCACTTAGCGAAACAAGGGTGAGACAGAGACCGGAATAGGGATAGCTCTTTATTTCCTGCCAGGCACTCCTCCCTCCCAGAGCCGAGCCTCGTATTTTCATGAGCATCTCGCCATACTTCTCTCCCCTGTTCCCAGTCTTGACCCACTGACCCAAGAATCAAGAAGATGTCATGTTAGTGCCTACTAATTAGTGTGCCAGGAGCACCTCTGCACCCGGCCTCTCAACCTTCTGGAAATGGGAGTACAGGCTGTCACTCACATCAGGCAGGGAAAATGAGCCCTCCCTGCATCTGCCCTGCTTTGCAAACAGCAGGCTAAGCCCAGCTGAGACTAGAGATGAATATGCAGGTTAGGAAGAAATTAACCTAAAATTCACTGCTGTTGGCATGATTGTCTCAGATGACAGGCTGCCTTCCTCCGAGTACCCAGTCAGGGTGCTGTGTGGCTGAGCCCTCAGGGGTCTAGCTTTTGCAGCACGCCATCAGCTCTGTGCCATCATAGTCATTTGATGAAGTTATTTCAAGGGAAGGGTATTCTCTGCATAAAAAGTGCATTAGCATTTCAGTGCATGGAAGTTTCCCATCTGTAGAGGCGTTCTTGGGGAAGGCTGCAGTTAGCGAGTGAGCATGAGCGTTTGGTTCCAGGGCTCATTAATCAGTGCTGTTGGGTCAGGGTCTCCTGAgccttctgggtttggggagaATCGGCTTCTGTAATTAAAGGGATGAAATATATCACGATCACAAACTTACCACATCGACAACTGAGGGTTTTGAACTAGCGGGATTaatctctttaattttttccttagGTGTTTAAAATAGAGGTGCTAATGAATGGAAGAAAACACTTTGTTGAGAAAAGGTACAGCGAATTCCATGCCTTGCACAAAAAGGTAAtctttggttttatgtttttctccttttctctgcatGGCCCATGGTATAATGTAAAGACTCCATCCTGTGTTCTTCAGAACATTGCCGTCTGCTGTGTACGTAGATTCTTTATAACagcattaatttctttttaaaatagattgttcaatcagtgtatttttttttaaataagtgggTTTCCTGTTACAATTGCTTGCATATACAAATCGAAAGCAGTAAGCTGTTGCAGTACATTGCATCAAATATTAAAGGTTTATAATGAGTAAgatcaacaccctcttctgttcAAGAAATGCATTTGATGctctttacaaaaagaaaagaaacacaagaaatcaCTATACAGGAAGAAATTTATTAAACTCAACTTAAATGTTGTGTACCTAGACAAgcttgtgtatgtatacatgtgtgttcatatgggGTACCTGGAAAAGAGGCTCCCCATCCACAGCTGTCCTGTGAGTTGTGAAGACCAACTATACCAGAATGATGGATACTGTAGCTCTGGGGTCCATTTCAAATTAAAGGAACAGAAATGCAAAAAAAGTAACTGACTTTCAGGAAGAAATGGTCACTAATGAATTGAAAatgaatacttaaaaaatatCTCCAAACCAAGCTTAATTCTTGTGGGTTATAAATTATTTGGGTGCTGTATTTTTCATAGTAGCTTGAAATACCTAGTGAgatttcctgaaagaaaatcacaaatgATGAGTCAGttcagatttattatttttcttttacatatctgTGTCTAAggtgtatcatatatatatatatataatatatatatatatatacacacacttatgaatgtatatacacacatataaaacacacatgtGTAGGatgcatggcatggcatggcatgatTAGATAGTTGGCCAAGAagctagaaatgggttaagttagagagtcttttagttttttttttaatgtctacatAATTTTTCTGGGACACATCATtgcataaaaatgtcataatgtgTTGATTCTGGATTAAAAGGCTCTTAGAATTTTGTAAAAAGTTTTTTCCACTTTAATCAGAGAATAGAGAATTAAGTCTAAACCGAAAGATTAGTGAACCTGTTTCCCGTTGcctgagtgtttgtttgtttaattttagaCAGTCCCACTGTGTAAttctggctggcttagaactcatagctacccctctgcccctcctcctgagtactggtcttggtgtgcaccaccagcccACTCCCTCACTTCTTTTCAAAGATGCTCTAAGCTTTTCTGTTAGTATGGCAAACCatttaattaaatgaatttaATTCTCCAATTAGAATTTCATCAAGTTTAGGTTTCCTCCCAGAGAAAGCATGCAAGTGCCTACAGATTTCCATCAGATGTTGCCAGGAGACTTGTTTTAAAAAGCACCAGCCCTGGGGACctcagagagagaaacaaacatcAAATTTGGGTCCCCTCTTCCTCAtgggattcttttttgtttggttttaggaGCAAATTCTGCTAGGTACCTGGTGAGCTAAGTCCCTACAGGAGGTTGAGACCAGATCTCTCTCCACGCGCACCCAGCTTCTCTCCGCCAGTCTAGCTGGGCAGCTTGTCATGTGCAAGCCCCTTCCTAACCTACTAGGTCAGTATGAAATACTCCATGACCAGCACAGCCCAGCTGAGCTCTCCATATATCAGGGGACCGACTCCATAACAGACACAGCAGGGTGACTGCCAATTAGGCTGGCCCTGTCCACGGGGCAGCCCACAGACTCTGCTTGTGTGCAGGCTGGCTTGCTCACACCCTGCTCTAggacagtcccccccccccccccacctcagcaATCAAgcattgtcaaaaaaaaaaaaaaaaatcctgtgctTTGTAGGACTTGTTCTTTCAATTTCTGCTGTTCCATTATTAACTTTATCCAGTTTTTCATAATAAAGCTTGTTAGCGTaaatagagcagtgattctcaaatCTCTGTTACAGAGTTCAAGACATCCTTATAGGGCCATGGAGATCACAGtttgtggggaggggcaggctgCTGG
Proteins encoded in this region:
- the LOC118594634 gene encoding metallothionein-1-like; its protein translation is MDPNCSCSTGSPCTCSSSCGCKNCKCTSCKESCCSCCPVGCSKCAQVCVCKGPLDKGTCCA